One window of Rubrivirga sp. SAORIC476 genomic DNA carries:
- a CDS encoding DUF932 domain-containing protein, whose product MNTNENTALPIPSGDGATGTVIVDHSTGHVSHRDIGAIEATELDGITINRTKTGISPFVPILKTPTHSQNSGTLSGYAVEIEDDASPTGYRHVGNVSKNYLLLSNEEVRELACEIAVQSGIAFKESRIFWDGARFCHIIDFLETEAVEEGDEVGLSLITRSSYDKSWRYECALMGKRFVCDNGAISGEFFARVSFKHLKPRASDDEGPKEEAWKGVVRQGLTVIDRAPDDLHRFVQGLRLLRKTGLTDAHLREVWGRLPTIGDSIKGQVVSRYVAHEEPTLYGLFNAGTNVFSHREKMTAADFSNNDAFTSGLLGYAFESLN is encoded by the coding sequence ATGAACACCAACGAGAACACCGCCCTCCCAATCCCCTCTGGGGACGGAGCCACGGGCACCGTCATCGTGGACCACTCGACGGGCCACGTCTCCCACCGGGACATCGGAGCCATCGAGGCCACCGAACTCGACGGGATCACCATCAACAGGACGAAGACAGGGATCAGCCCTTTCGTCCCCATCCTCAAGACCCCGACCCACTCCCAGAACTCGGGGACCCTCTCGGGCTACGCCGTCGAGATCGAGGACGACGCCTCACCCACCGGGTACCGCCACGTCGGGAACGTGAGCAAGAACTACCTCCTCCTCTCCAACGAGGAGGTCCGCGAGTTGGCCTGCGAGATTGCGGTCCAGTCCGGGATTGCCTTCAAGGAGTCCCGGATCTTCTGGGACGGCGCCCGCTTCTGCCACATCATCGACTTCCTGGAGACCGAGGCCGTCGAGGAAGGCGACGAAGTCGGCCTCTCTCTCATCACCCGGTCGAGCTACGACAAGAGCTGGCGCTATGAGTGCGCCCTGATGGGGAAGCGGTTTGTCTGCGACAACGGGGCCATCTCCGGCGAGTTCTTCGCCCGGGTCTCGTTCAAGCACCTCAAGCCGAGAGCGTCCGACGACGAGGGTCCGAAGGAGGAGGCCTGGAAGGGAGTTGTACGCCAGGGCCTCACGGTCATCGACAGGGCTCCCGACGACCTCCACAGGTTCGTGCAGGGCCTGAGACTCCTGAGAAAAACGGGACTCACCGACGCCCACCTCCGCGAGGTGTGGGGTCGACTCCCGACGATCGGGGACTCGATCAAGGGCCAGGTCGTGAGCCGGTACGTGGCCCACGAGGAGCCAACGCTGTACGGGCTCTTCAACGCAGGCACGAACGTGTTCTCCCACCGGGAGAAGATGACGGCCGCCGACTTCTCGAACAACGACGCCTTCACGTCGGGGCTCTTGGGCTACGCCTTTGAGTCGCTGAACTGA
- a CDS encoding aspartate kinase has product MTASPAFHPAAPVAGSPARPLDVYLAGVGTVGRALLGQIADLAPGTLRLVGACTRSRSGLDLGGLDPAAPALDPAPPDWPAILNRLAARAAGAPVVFVDATGSPEVADLVEPMLAAGVSVVTPSKLANTRSQAAYDRLRQLSATGAVHYRYETTAGAGLPLVRLIEDLVATGDRVQSIRGVLSGTMTFLFGQIERGASFSTAARRAFEQGYSEPDVRDDLSGEDVARKLLILARSAGLRVERSDVEVESLVPSEAVGVPVTLVPDALAAADADWSRRVAEAEAEGRRLRYVGEVRVEGGRPQLRVGTVAVPAGSPLGTLSGADNLVEITTERYAASPIVVRGPGAGAQVTAAGVLADVLAVARAVAE; this is encoded by the coding sequence ATGACCGCCTCTCCCGCCTTCCACCCCGCCGCCCCCGTCGCGGGCAGCCCCGCCCGCCCCCTCGATGTGTACCTCGCGGGCGTCGGCACCGTCGGTCGCGCGCTGCTCGGGCAGATCGCCGACCTCGCGCCCGGGACCCTCCGGCTCGTCGGGGCCTGCACGCGGAGCCGGTCTGGCCTCGACCTCGGCGGCCTCGACCCGGCCGCGCCCGCCCTCGACCCGGCGCCCCCCGACTGGCCCGCCATCCTGAACCGACTGGCCGCCCGTGCCGCCGGGGCGCCGGTCGTGTTCGTCGACGCCACCGGCTCGCCCGAGGTGGCCGACCTCGTCGAGCCGATGCTGGCGGCCGGGGTGAGCGTCGTCACGCCGAGCAAGCTGGCGAACACGCGGTCGCAGGCCGCCTACGACCGCCTCCGCCAGCTCTCCGCGACCGGTGCCGTCCACTACCGCTACGAGACGACGGCGGGTGCCGGGCTGCCCCTCGTCCGCCTGATCGAGGACCTGGTCGCGACCGGCGACCGCGTCCAGAGCATCCGCGGCGTCCTCTCGGGGACGATGACGTTCCTGTTCGGCCAGATCGAGCGCGGCGCCTCGTTCTCGACCGCCGCCCGGCGCGCCTTCGAGCAGGGCTACTCCGAGCCCGACGTGCGCGACGACCTCTCCGGCGAGGACGTGGCCCGCAAGCTGCTTATCCTGGCGCGCTCGGCCGGGCTCCGCGTGGAGCGGAGCGATGTGGAGGTCGAGAGCCTGGTCCCATCCGAGGCCGTCGGCGTGCCGGTCACCCTCGTCCCCGACGCGCTCGCCGCGGCTGACGCCGACTGGTCCCGCCGCGTCGCCGAGGCGGAGGCGGAGGGCAGGCGGCTCCGCTACGTCGGCGAGGTGCGGGTGGAGGGCGGGCGCCCCCAGCTCCGCGTCGGCACCGTGGCCGTCCCGGCGGGCTCGCCGCTGGGCACGCTCTCCGGCGCCGACAACCTGGTCGAGATCACGACCGAGCGCTACGCGGCCTCGCCCATCGTCGTGCGCGGCCCCGGCGCGGGCGCACAGGTGACGGCGGCGGGCGTGCTGGCGGATGTGCTGGCCGTGGCTCGCGCCGTCGCCGAGTGA
- the metX gene encoding homoserine O-acetyltransferase: MTPTSSPPPLPGRSPARPAEADGLQTVRLGPFMTEAGARLPDVTVGYRTWGTLDADADNAVVVCHALTGDTDAAAWWPGLVGAGRLVDPARQFIVCANALGSCYGTDGPGTLDAEGRRLGSRFPRITVRDQARLHARLLNKLGVREVALAVGASMGGMQALELALVDREAGPDRVQRLVLVGMGAAHGAWQIGIGEAHRMAVRADPRWRGGDFPADDPPVDGLAAARAMGMMTYRSAALFDERFGRDAHEPRFEPDDPRFAIESYLRYQGAKLAARFDAGAYVRLTEAMDGHDVGRGRGREDAPTALARLAADALCVGISSDLLYPPEESAALADLLPNGRYAELDSPFGHDAFLVDFEALDALVRPFLADSGFFA; the protein is encoded by the coding sequence ATGACCCCGACCTCCTCTCCTCCGCCCCTTCCCGGGCGGTCTCCGGCGCGCCCCGCTGAGGCGGATGGTCTCCAGACCGTCCGCCTCGGGCCGTTCATGACCGAGGCCGGAGCCCGCCTGCCCGACGTCACGGTCGGCTACCGGACGTGGGGCACGCTCGACGCCGACGCGGACAACGCGGTCGTCGTGTGCCACGCACTCACGGGTGACACCGACGCCGCCGCGTGGTGGCCCGGGCTCGTGGGCGCCGGGCGGCTGGTCGACCCGGCGCGGCAGTTCATCGTGTGCGCCAACGCGCTCGGCTCGTGCTACGGCACCGACGGACCGGGCACGCTCGACGCCGAGGGGCGGCGCCTGGGGAGCCGCTTCCCGCGCATCACCGTCCGCGACCAGGCGCGGCTGCACGCGCGGCTGCTGAACAAGCTGGGCGTTCGCGAGGTGGCGCTCGCCGTCGGCGCGTCGATGGGCGGGATGCAGGCGCTGGAGCTGGCCCTCGTCGACCGCGAGGCGGGGCCGGACCGCGTCCAGCGGCTCGTGCTCGTGGGCATGGGCGCGGCGCACGGGGCGTGGCAGATCGGCATCGGCGAGGCGCACCGGATGGCCGTCCGCGCCGACCCGCGCTGGCGCGGCGGCGACTTCCCCGCCGACGACCCGCCCGTCGACGGCCTGGCCGCGGCCCGCGCCATGGGCATGATGACGTACCGCTCGGCGGCGCTCTTCGACGAGCGCTTCGGCCGCGACGCCCACGAGCCCCGCTTCGAGCCCGACGACCCGCGCTTCGCCATCGAGAGCTACCTCCGCTACCAGGGCGCCAAGCTGGCCGCGCGCTTCGACGCCGGCGCCTACGTCCGCCTGACCGAGGCGATGGACGGGCACGACGTGGGCCGAGGCCGGGGCCGGGAGGACGCCCCGACCGCTCTCGCCCGGCTCGCCGCCGACGCCCTGTGCGTCGGCATCTCGTCCGACCTCCTGTACCCGCCTGAGGAGTCGGCCGCCCTCGCCGACCTCCTCCCCAACGGCCGCTACGCCGAGCTCGACTCGCCCTTCGGCCACGACGCCTTCCTGGTGGACTTCGAGGCGCTCGACGCGCTCGTCCGCCCCTTCCTCGCCGACTCCGGCTTCTTCGCATGA
- a CDS encoding ATP-binding protein, with amino-acid sequence MQRLHLRALRVSVSAQDGLFGTEITFERGLNIIRADNSRGKSTILNSILYALGLEILSGRKGPESMKPALRDHFSSDGEDHQVLESFVELEISNQFDAVATIRRQIVGDSDSRLVLVTLAQGLTGANTSVSTPSRPYYLHDPGAAQRELGFHTFLARFLNLELPKVATYRGSESILYLECLASLMFIEQVRGWSAIQATTPTAFGIQNVKKAATEYLLDLDIRDVERLKKEVEIEKDQVRSEWKTMRAAVEYLARQSGGVVANLSEVPIVEFNDELDFIFIPTPSGEEWVSLQDHMQVIRSEHEEIQVAVQGDIAYASSEQTMLAEKLHQLETRLLFSEAALDAERSDLFSEEASLSQLEQQIESIESDIVRNADAIKLKSYGASVDDLISLDECPTCHQGIANVLLEQGDGVSPMTIEENIQFLKQQRVAALVVLDKSRTATEARRAIVATHQVRVNELRVSIRDLKSQLTAGVDLPDLSLLRKLVQLDETIRHLEQVYEETLSLSVKASGLSNDWREILVRENALPRFLFSDEDEAKLAHFTESFRDNIINFEFGSDDPMSIDISRDSYRPTKDDFEMIYDASASDNIRIIWAYTIAMLETSIQFSTNHWGILFFDEPAQQQVSDGSRDSFYSKLSGLESSDYQCIVTTSESRDYFESSLADREYSLTDFDSFIIDRM; translated from the coding sequence ATGCAGAGGCTACATCTCCGCGCGCTTCGTGTCTCCGTCTCGGCCCAGGATGGACTGTTCGGCACAGAGATCACCTTTGAACGCGGGCTGAACATAATCCGCGCTGACAACAGCAGGGGGAAAAGTACTATCCTAAATTCTATTCTATATGCGCTTGGCTTAGAAATATTGTCGGGGAGAAAGGGTCCAGAGTCGATGAAGCCCGCCCTCAGAGACCACTTCTCGTCCGATGGAGAGGACCATCAGGTCCTAGAGTCGTTCGTTGAACTTGAGATTTCAAATCAATTCGATGCGGTTGCCACGATCAGGCGACAGATTGTCGGCGACTCAGATTCTCGCCTCGTTCTAGTTACTCTGGCCCAGGGCCTCACTGGAGCTAATACATCCGTTAGCACCCCCTCCAGGCCTTACTACCTCCACGACCCTGGAGCTGCCCAGCGCGAGTTGGGATTCCACACTTTTCTAGCCCGTTTCCTAAATCTCGAACTGCCCAAGGTAGCGACCTATCGAGGTTCTGAGAGCATCTTGTACCTTGAGTGCCTTGCCTCACTAATGTTTATTGAACAGGTTCGGGGCTGGTCTGCAATTCAGGCCACCACCCCAACTGCCTTTGGTATACAGAATGTTAAAAAGGCCGCAACTGAATACCTATTAGATCTTGACATTAGAGACGTGGAGAGACTTAAGAAGGAAGTAGAAATAGAAAAGGACCAAGTCAGATCGGAATGGAAAACCATGCGCGCTGCTGTCGAGTATCTAGCACGACAGTCAGGTGGTGTCGTGGCCAACCTGTCAGAAGTCCCAATTGTTGAGTTTAACGATGAGCTAGACTTCATATTCATTCCTACCCCGAGCGGTGAGGAGTGGGTGTCACTGCAAGATCACATGCAGGTCATCAGATCCGAGCACGAGGAGATCCAAGTAGCTGTGCAGGGCGACATTGCCTACGCATCCTCAGAACAAACGATGCTTGCGGAAAAGCTGCACCAGCTTGAGACAAGGTTATTGTTCAGTGAAGCCGCCTTGGATGCCGAGCGTTCTGATCTATTCTCTGAGGAGGCGTCATTATCTCAGCTGGAACAACAGATTGAATCAATTGAGTCTGACATAGTTAGAAATGCTGATGCTATAAAGCTAAAATCGTACGGGGCCTCAGTAGACGATCTTATTTCTCTGGATGAATGCCCAACTTGCCACCAGGGAATTGCCAATGTCCTATTGGAGCAGGGCGACGGTGTCAGCCCCATGACTATCGAGGAAAACATCCAGTTCCTGAAGCAGCAGAGAGTGGCTGCCCTTGTGGTGCTGGACAAATCCCGTACTGCCACTGAAGCAAGGAGGGCTATTGTAGCCACCCATCAAGTGCGAGTTAACGAACTCAGGGTCTCGATACGAGATCTGAAGTCTCAGCTTACTGCCGGCGTTGATCTTCCAGACCTGTCACTGCTGCGCAAGCTTGTTCAGCTTGACGAGACAATTCGCCACCTAGAACAAGTTTATGAAGAGACCTTGTCCCTGTCGGTTAAGGCAAGCGGCTTGTCTAATGACTGGAGAGAAATACTAGTCAGGGAGAATGCGCTGCCCAGGTTTTTGTTTTCCGATGAGGACGAGGCCAAGTTGGCGCATTTCACAGAGTCCTTCAGAGACAACATAATAAACTTTGAGTTCGGAAGCGATGACCCCATGTCTATCGACATATCCAGAGATAGTTACCGGCCAACAAAGGATGACTTCGAGATGATATATGATGCCTCAGCAAGTGATAATATCAGGATAATATGGGCATACACTATTGCCATGCTGGAAACATCTATTCAGTTCTCAACCAATCATTGGGGCATATTGTTTTTTGATGAGCCGGCACAACAACAAGTGTCAGATGGCAGCAGGGATTCTTTTTACTCAAAACTATCGGGCCTAGAATCTTCGGACTATCAATGCATTGTGACGACCAGTGAAAGCAGAGACTATTTTGAGTCCTCACTAGCTGACAGAGAATATTCCCTAACTGATTTCGACTCATTTATAATTGACAGGATGTAG
- a CDS encoding O-acetylhomoserine aminocarboxypropyltransferase/cysteine synthase family protein translates to MSDRTLHFDTLQLHAGQAPDPTTKSRAVPIYQTTSYTFDDASHAARLFGLEEFGNIYTRIMNPTTDVFEQRIAALEGGVAALAVSSGQSAHLVTFTTLAQAGDNIVASSRLYGGTYSLLKVTLGRLGIETRFVDEETPEAFTALADENTKAFFAETLGNPDLTVPDFRGLADAAHAVGVPLVVDSTFGQGGYVVRPIEHGVDIVTHSATKWIGGHGTSIGGVIVDSGNFDWRNGKFPLFTEPNEAYHGLVFSDVFNPESDFGNIGFIIRARVEALRDLGPALSPFNAFQLLTGVETLSLRAQRHAENANKVAAWLEAHDAVEWVWHPSLESHHSHETAKKYFREGAFGSVLSFGIRGGAEAGKAFIEAVELASHLANVGDAKTLVIHPASTTHQQLSDREQRAAGVKPELIRVSVGLEYIDDILADFQQAFEKTLVAA, encoded by the coding sequence ATGAGCGACCGCACCCTCCACTTCGACACCCTCCAGCTCCATGCTGGCCAGGCCCCGGACCCGACCACCAAGTCGCGGGCCGTGCCGATCTACCAGACCACCTCGTACACGTTCGACGACGCCAGCCACGCGGCCCGGCTGTTCGGGCTGGAGGAGTTCGGGAACATCTACACCCGAATTATGAACCCGACGACCGACGTGTTCGAGCAGCGGATCGCCGCGCTCGAAGGCGGCGTCGCCGCCCTCGCCGTGTCGTCGGGCCAGTCCGCCCACCTGGTCACGTTCACGACGCTGGCCCAGGCCGGCGACAACATCGTCGCGTCGAGCCGCCTGTACGGCGGGACGTACAGCCTGCTCAAGGTCACGCTCGGCCGCCTGGGCATCGAGACGCGCTTCGTGGACGAGGAGACGCCCGAGGCCTTCACCGCCCTCGCCGACGAGAACACGAAGGCCTTCTTCGCCGAGACGCTGGGCAACCCGGACCTGACGGTCCCCGACTTCCGCGGCCTCGCCGACGCCGCCCACGCCGTCGGCGTGCCGCTCGTGGTCGACAGCACGTTCGGGCAGGGCGGCTACGTCGTCCGCCCCATCGAGCACGGCGTCGACATCGTGACGCACTCGGCGACCAAGTGGATCGGCGGGCACGGCACGTCCATCGGCGGCGTGATCGTGGACTCGGGCAACTTCGACTGGCGCAACGGCAAGTTCCCGCTCTTCACCGAGCCCAACGAGGCCTACCACGGGCTCGTCTTCTCGGACGTGTTCAACCCGGAGAGCGACTTCGGCAACATCGGGTTCATCATCCGGGCGCGCGTCGAGGCGCTCCGCGACCTGGGCCCGGCCCTCTCGCCGTTCAACGCGTTCCAGCTGCTGACGGGCGTCGAGACGCTCTCGCTCCGCGCCCAGCGGCACGCCGAGAACGCCAACAAGGTGGCCGCGTGGCTGGAGGCGCACGACGCCGTCGAGTGGGTCTGGCACCCGTCTCTCGAAAGCCACCACAGCCACGAGACGGCGAAGAAGTATTTCCGCGAGGGGGCCTTCGGGAGCGTCCTCAGCTTCGGCATCCGCGGCGGCGCCGAGGCGGGCAAGGCGTTCATCGAGGCGGTCGAGCTGGCCAGCCACCTCGCCAACGTGGGCGACGCCAAGACGCTCGTCATCCACCCGGCCTCGACGACCCACCAGCAGCTCTCGGACCGCGAGCAGCGTGCGGCGGGCGTCAAGCCGGAGCTGATCCGCGTGTCGGTCGGCCTGGAGTACATCGACGACATCCTGGCCGACTTCCAGCAGGCGTTCGAGAAGACCTTGGTCGCCGCATGA